The Chryseobacterium sp. G0186 genome includes the window AATACAATCTTCCGGACTTGCCAGAACCTCCAGGATATTGGGATTATTCTTCTGTAACAGTTTTACAAACCTCCCGATTTCATAATACGTAATATCATTAGTCTCATTGGAAATCTGTGGAATGTAATTCAGGCCAAAGAAATCTTCTTTAGGTAAGTAATACACTCCACGGATATCTGTATCTGAGTTCTCTGTTGCCAGTCCGAAAGCACGGCTTCCGGAGATGGCTTCGAAGAGGATCAGGTTTTTGTTTTTTAGATCTTGGATGGTCATTATTTATAATTCTAATTTTTAATACAGCTTTTCTTTACAATTTTAATATCTCCCTAAAAACCCTTTCCATTTCTTTTTTATCCACTTTTCCACCAGCTAAACTCTTTGACTTTTCATCATTCTCAGCTATCGTTTTCTCCAGGAATTCAAAAAGTTCCCAATCATTCGGATGATAATAGCTTTCACCTTTTGTGGCTTTTAATGCGATAAGGTTTTCTATTTTTACTCTGGTCTTATCATCTACCAATATCAGCAGATCACTGAATAGGACAGGAGGAACAGTTCCTTTTTCTGTGATCCATTTTCCGGTTAAAGTGGTTCTCAGACAATAAAAATAACTTTTTAGTTTCACTTCATCAGCTCTGCAGGCTTCCAGATATTTTTTGCTCATGCTTAAATAATGGTAGGAAACGGCTATTGGAGAAAAACAGGCATCTGCCAGCGGTCTGAAAAGTTCCACAAACTTCGTATTCGATGTATAAACGATAGGAGAATAGAACCAGCTCAGTAAAGCAGCATTCGATTTGAGTAGAAGGTGAAAGGTTTTCCGGAGATCCCAGCCGGAACCATCCAGATCATCTTCTGTCATAAACTCTATTGTTTCATCCTTATCCCAGGGCGAAAGATACCACTCCTTTTCATGACGGTATATAAAACGTATATCATAATCACTGTCAGGTGAGGCAAAACCCCAGGCCCTGCTCCCGGATTCAACGGCCAAAAGAACCTCTACGCCTTTAGTAACCTCAACTTCTTTTATCTTTTCTATTATTTTTGTTTTCATTATTTTCAATTTATAATGCAAAGTAATAAGGTATGTGCGCAATGTTCTTAC containing:
- a CDS encoding DNA polymerase beta superfamily protein; translated protein: MKTKIIEKIKEVEVTKGVEVLLAVESGSRAWGFASPDSDYDIRFIYRHEKEWYLSPWDKDETIEFMTEDDLDGSGWDLRKTFHLLLKSNAALLSWFYSPIVYTSNTKFVELFRPLADACFSPIAVSYHYLSMSKKYLEACRADEVKLKSYFYCLRTTLTGKWITEKGTVPPVLFSDLLILVDDKTRVKIENLIALKATKGESYYHPNDWELFEFLEKTIAENDEKSKSLAGGKVDKKEMERVFREILKL